A genomic window from Kineosporia sp. NBRC 101731 includes:
- a CDS encoding sugar ABC transporter permease, with amino-acid sequence MRSESRKGYWLYLIPGAILLTVIIIVPLAWNVYLSFTRYRGIKPPIWIGLDNWKELFQDADFWASFQHSIVMVVAMVILPTAFGLFLASLLFDLVGRRFNGKIMGLLRAVYYLPQILPIAIAAIVVGWILRPEDGALNDLLKAVGLGGFQHNWLGSPDTALLSIAAVLVWIQIGYPVVVFMSALQRIDPQLYEAAELDGANWFQRFRAITLAGIRPEIFVVVLTCTVAALKVFGPVYALTRGGPGSSTIVPSYYSYTEFFTAQRVGYGATIATALTVVVLAVAIFFVRAQFRLADQEEQ; translated from the coding sequence GTGAGGTCGGAAAGCCGTAAAGGCTACTGGCTCTACCTGATCCCGGGAGCGATCCTGCTCACGGTCATCATCATCGTGCCGCTGGCCTGGAACGTGTACCTGAGTTTCACCCGCTACCGCGGGATCAAGCCGCCCATCTGGATCGGCCTGGACAACTGGAAAGAACTGTTCCAGGACGCCGACTTCTGGGCGTCGTTCCAGCACAGCATCGTGATGGTCGTGGCCATGGTGATCCTGCCGACCGCGTTCGGGCTGTTCCTCGCCTCGCTGCTGTTCGACCTGGTGGGGCGCCGGTTCAACGGCAAGATCATGGGTCTGCTGCGGGCGGTCTACTACCTCCCGCAGATCCTCCCGATCGCGATCGCGGCGATCGTGGTCGGGTGGATCCTGCGCCCCGAGGACGGTGCCCTGAACGACCTGCTGAAAGCGGTCGGCCTGGGTGGGTTCCAGCACAACTGGCTGGGAAGTCCCGACACGGCGCTGCTCTCGATCGCAGCGGTCCTGGTCTGGATCCAGATCGGTTACCCCGTCGTGGTCTTCATGTCGGCGTTGCAGAGAATCGACCCTCAGCTCTACGAGGCCGCGGAACTCGACGGCGCCAACTGGTTCCAGCGGTTCCGCGCCATCACCCTGGCCGGCATCCGCCCGGAGATCTTCGTCGTGGTGCTCACCTGCACGGTGGCCGCCCTCAAGGTCTTCGGCCCGGTCTACGCGCTGACGAGAGGCGGCCCGGGCAGCTCGACGATCGTGCCGAGCTACTACTCCTACACCGAGTTCTTCACCGCCCAGCGGGTCGGCTACGGCGCCACGATCGCGACGGCGCTCACCGTGGTGGTGCTCGCCGTCGCCATCTTCTTCGTCCGCGCCCAGTTCCGGCTGGCCGATCAGGAGGAACAATGA
- a CDS encoding extracellular solute-binding protein translates to MALAATLLVTACSGGSDAAGSSDIDTAPKGEGQTLTVWTYEDKTSAMGIAWEEAMKKFTEETGAKVDFQLKSFEQINQSASQVLNSDSAPDVMEYNKGNATSGLLSSQGLLTDIGPAVEAYGWADKLSSSLQTTARYSDTGVMGSGNWYGIPNYGEYVQVYYNKDLFKKYDLEVPTTLDEFTQVLQTFKDQGITPLAESAQEYPLGQLLYQLALMNADRKWVTDYQTYTAPADFHDANWTAAANTLKEWVDKGYISKNSTGQKAQDAGDAFIAGTNPIFFSGSWWYGNFTTSNKFDWGTFLFPGAKLSPGSSGNLWVVPENSDAKDLAYKFMDITMSPEIQNLLGNSGGIPVAAEPDAITDEKSKDLITNFTTLNDQDGLAFYPDWPAPTFYADLNSSLQELVNGSKPVDAVLDQLQTDYDKGVKEIDG, encoded by the coding sequence ATGGCACTCGCGGCAACCCTGCTGGTGACCGCCTGCAGCGGCGGGAGCGACGCCGCCGGCAGCAGCGACATCGACACCGCCCCGAAGGGTGAGGGGCAGACCCTCACGGTGTGGACGTACGAGGACAAGACCAGTGCGATGGGCATCGCCTGGGAAGAAGCGATGAAGAAGTTCACCGAGGAGACCGGGGCCAAGGTCGACTTCCAGCTCAAGAGCTTCGAGCAGATCAACCAGTCCGCCAGCCAGGTGCTGAACTCGGACTCCGCGCCCGACGTGATGGAGTACAACAAGGGCAACGCCACATCGGGCCTGCTCTCGAGCCAGGGCCTGCTGACCGACATCGGGCCCGCGGTGGAGGCGTACGGCTGGGCCGACAAGCTCTCCTCGTCCCTGCAGACCACGGCGCGGTACAGCGATACCGGCGTGATGGGCTCGGGTAACTGGTACGGCATCCCGAACTACGGCGAGTACGTCCAGGTGTACTACAACAAGGATCTTTTCAAGAAGTACGACCTCGAGGTGCCGACCACCCTCGACGAGTTCACCCAGGTGCTCCAGACGTTCAAGGACCAGGGCATCACCCCGCTCGCCGAGTCCGCCCAGGAGTACCCGCTCGGTCAGTTGCTGTACCAGCTCGCCCTGATGAACGCGGACCGGAAGTGGGTCACCGACTACCAGACCTACACAGCTCCCGCCGACTTCCACGACGCGAACTGGACCGCCGCCGCGAACACCCTGAAGGAATGGGTCGACAAGGGCTACATCTCGAAGAACTCCACCGGGCAGAAGGCCCAGGACGCCGGGGACGCGTTCATCGCCGGCACCAACCCGATCTTCTTCTCCGGTAGCTGGTGGTACGGAAACTTCACCACCTCCAACAAGTTCGACTGGGGCACCTTCCTCTTCCCCGGCGCCAAGCTCTCCCCCGGCTCGTCCGGCAACCTGTGGGTGGTGCCGGAGAACTCGGACGCCAAGGACCTGGCCTACAAGTTCATGGACATCACCATGTCGCCGGAGATCCAGAACCTCCTGGGCAACAGCGGCGGTATCCCGGTGGCCGCCGAACCTGACGCGATCACCGATGAGAAGTCCAAGGACCTGATCACCAACTTCACCACCCTGAACGACCAGGACGGCCTGGCCTTCTACCCGGACTGGCCCGCCCCGACCTTCTACGCCGACCTCAACTCCAGCCTGCAGGAGCTGGTGAACGGCTCCAAGCCGGTCGACGCCGTGCTGGACCAGCTCCAGACCGACTACGACAAGGGTGTCAAGGAGATCGACGGGTGA
- a CDS encoding TetR/AcrR family transcriptional regulator translates to MSPEISTYHQAMAAQKRAAIIGAATGLFLRSGYAGTSLAKVAIAADVSKATLFKQFPTKAALFDAIVTDYWRPQHEGDHDQPSTGDLTAGLETVGRRYVALLTRPGMADLFRIVIAEAPRFPELGQTHFRLGKMPFFDSVRSYLEAERDSGNVELSDASLAATQFLGMIADFVLWPRMLLLDYSPSDEAMDEAVVEAARTMRARYATT, encoded by the coding sequence GTGTCTCCGGAGATCTCCACGTACCACCAGGCCATGGCCGCCCAGAAGCGCGCCGCGATCATCGGTGCGGCAACCGGCCTCTTCCTCCGGTCGGGCTACGCCGGCACCTCCCTGGCCAAGGTCGCCATCGCTGCCGACGTCTCCAAGGCGACACTGTTCAAGCAGTTCCCGACCAAGGCCGCGCTGTTCGACGCGATCGTCACGGACTACTGGCGACCGCAGCACGAGGGCGACCACGATCAGCCCTCCACCGGTGACCTCACGGCCGGCCTGGAGACTGTCGGGCGACGCTACGTCGCCCTCCTCACCCGCCCGGGTATGGCCGATCTGTTCCGTATCGTCATCGCCGAGGCCCCCCGCTTCCCCGAACTGGGCCAGACCCACTTCCGCCTGGGCAAGATGCCGTTCTTCGACTCGGTGCGCAGCTACCTCGAGGCCGAGAGGGATTCCGGGAACGTGGAACTCTCCGACGCCTCACTCGCCGCAACGCAGTTCCTGGGCATGATCGCCGACTTCGTTCTCTGGCCGCGCATGCTGCTGCTCGACTACAGCCCTTCGGACGAGGCGATGGACGAGGCCGTGGTCGAGGCCGCCAGAACCATGAGGGCCCGCTACGCCACCACCTGA
- a CDS encoding SDR family NAD(P)-dependent oxidoreductase, with translation MRTVLITGGTGGMGSSHVRAFHAQGDAVVVAGLNAAVGEAMVGELGERSLFVRLDVTDEDDWRAAVHAAQERFGPVSVLINNAGVQNPAVLLEDTEPGLWERTFAVNVTGQYLGIRAVTASMRRAGGGVIINVGSSMAYGGTAHFASYVASKWAVRGLTRSAALELAKDGIRVLAIHPGVISTPLVHESPADGHPALVDVFSPEPFAVPRLGRPEEVSDLLLHLTSSRAAFMTGSDVVIDGGLLLGPAA, from the coding sequence ATGAGGACTGTTCTGATCACCGGCGGCACCGGGGGTATGGGGTCCAGTCATGTACGGGCCTTTCATGCACAAGGGGACGCCGTGGTCGTCGCGGGTCTCAATGCGGCGGTGGGTGAGGCGATGGTCGGGGAGCTGGGGGAGAGGTCGCTCTTCGTCCGGCTCGATGTCACGGACGAGGACGACTGGAGAGCGGCGGTGCACGCCGCGCAGGAACGGTTCGGTCCGGTCTCGGTGCTGATCAACAACGCGGGCGTGCAGAATCCGGCCGTGCTGCTCGAGGACACCGAACCCGGCCTCTGGGAGCGGACGTTCGCGGTCAACGTCACCGGGCAGTATCTGGGCATCCGGGCGGTGACAGCCTCCATGCGGCGCGCCGGTGGCGGGGTGATCATCAATGTCGGGTCGTCGATGGCCTACGGCGGGACGGCCCACTTCGCTTCGTATGTGGCCAGTAAATGGGCGGTTCGGGGACTGACGCGCTCTGCGGCCCTGGAGCTCGCGAAGGATGGGATCCGGGTGCTGGCGATTCACCCGGGCGTCATCTCCACACCTCTCGTGCACGAGTCGCCGGCTGACGGACACCCGGCACTCGTCGATGTCTTCTCGCCCGAGCCGTTCGCCGTGCCGCGGCTGGGTCGGCCGGAGGAGGTGAGCGATCTGTTGCTTCATCTGACCTCCTCACGGGCGGCGTTCATGACCGGTTCGGACGTGGTGATCGACGGTGGCCTGTTGCTGGGGCCTGCTGCCTGA
- a CDS encoding HNH endonuclease signature motif containing protein — protein sequence MSMLGEGLMSTEAFVSPDALARVLDADRSSNGALLQGIVDSELLLRQLKAWQLGCVRELVEHTQPVQRSPRSTRNSKRPTIEDDALTDAFGPSTASQIGSGSLVSAQLAPELTLSRNSAWGLARTSVELPRDLPMIAALFEAGRLDWDRARLINDRLHRPPHKPEWFGPGCPQWMLFQVALAEQAPSTPYHALQVLIDQLLLGLAPDGANERHAQARQARGVWTELLPDGMTAVHAILAADDGQLLDGVLDAMADACRDRLLAEGRTDPRTHDQRRADALAAIVQALAEGLDIPLAHDTRREQTDDETDRRADDGEPEPADVSRNHAATGAGAHEPSEPSEPSEPSEPSEPSEPSEDAARNARRGDPDRLAAAVTRSTGSSDGPVEPAVCPGCSHRAREDLTDAAAQARSESYAGFGLSALPQGRIPAWWELPSLPRKKGHGPHLVITITDATLLGLDNVPGLLQGYGAVPAGLARRIAASARDITLLPVPGTATGSDGKPDSSADPGPGCSYGRDHSTPQAHRYHPGRVLTDQINARYQTCTFPGCSVPSNRCDLDHLVPFNEGGVTCPCNLHPACRTHHNLKTSAGWSTRFSRSNERLPAGTVLWVTPEGRVHASPPPVLPGSPGWTLPLSATLSEREFPIRPATSIPNDTWSAAQRTADRLRRWQRDIEQVNDEIARARRRRDGHSEKSSSPDSSAPLRGKRRPWGTASGHLPDYPEPPF from the coding sequence ATGAGCATGCTCGGCGAAGGGCTCATGTCCACAGAGGCTTTCGTCTCGCCCGACGCCCTGGCCCGGGTTCTGGATGCCGACAGGTCATCGAACGGCGCACTCCTACAGGGCATCGTCGACAGCGAGCTCCTGCTGCGGCAGCTGAAGGCCTGGCAGCTCGGCTGCGTGAGAGAACTGGTCGAGCACACCCAGCCGGTGCAGCGCAGTCCGCGGTCCACCCGGAACAGCAAGAGGCCCACAATTGAAGACGACGCGCTCACCGATGCGTTCGGTCCCAGCACGGCTTCACAGATCGGGTCCGGTTCACTCGTATCGGCGCAGCTCGCTCCCGAGCTGACGCTTTCGCGCAACAGTGCCTGGGGTCTGGCCCGTACCTCGGTCGAATTGCCCCGCGACCTTCCGATGATCGCCGCCCTGTTCGAAGCCGGTCGCCTGGACTGGGACAGGGCCAGGTTGATCAACGACCGTCTGCACCGCCCACCGCACAAGCCCGAATGGTTCGGGCCCGGTTGCCCGCAGTGGATGCTGTTCCAGGTGGCACTGGCCGAGCAGGCGCCCTCCACCCCCTACCACGCGCTGCAAGTTCTCATCGACCAGCTCCTGCTCGGCCTTGCTCCCGACGGTGCCAATGAACGGCATGCTCAGGCACGCCAGGCTCGAGGTGTCTGGACAGAGCTGCTGCCCGACGGAATGACCGCCGTGCACGCCATTCTGGCCGCCGACGACGGTCAGCTCCTCGACGGTGTGCTCGACGCCATGGCCGATGCCTGCCGCGACCGGCTCCTGGCCGAGGGGCGAACCGATCCGCGCACACATGATCAGCGCCGGGCCGACGCTCTGGCCGCCATCGTCCAGGCCCTGGCCGAAGGCCTCGATATTCCTCTCGCCCACGACACCCGCCGGGAGCAGACAGACGACGAGACGGACCGGCGTGCGGACGACGGCGAACCGGAACCGGCGGACGTCAGTAGGAACCACGCTGCGACCGGAGCCGGCGCACATGAGCCCTCCGAGCCCTCCGAGCCGTCCGAGCCGTCCGAGCCGTCCGAGCCGTCCGAGCCGTCCGAGGATGCTGCCCGGAATGCCCGCCGAGGGGATCCCGACCGTCTTGCCGCTGCGGTCACCAGGTCCACGGGATCTTCTGATGGGCCTGTGGAACCAGCCGTTTGCCCTGGCTGCAGTCATCGAGCCCGCGAAGATCTCACCGACGCCGCTGCCCAGGCACGATCCGAGTCCTACGCCGGATTCGGACTCTCCGCTCTCCCCCAGGGCCGGATCCCGGCCTGGTGGGAGCTACCCAGCCTTCCGAGGAAAAAGGGCCATGGCCCTCACCTGGTCATCACGATCACAGACGCCACGCTTCTCGGACTCGACAACGTCCCGGGCCTGTTGCAGGGCTACGGGGCTGTGCCCGCCGGGTTGGCCCGCCGGATCGCCGCCTCCGCAAGGGACATCACCTTGCTTCCAGTTCCAGGCACGGCGACGGGAAGCGATGGGAAACCTGACTCATCAGCGGACCCCGGGCCCGGGTGCAGTTACGGCCGGGACCATTCCACGCCGCAGGCCCATCGCTACCATCCGGGAAGGGTTCTCACCGATCAGATCAATGCCCGCTATCAGACCTGCACGTTCCCCGGCTGCAGCGTGCCCTCAAACCGTTGCGACCTGGACCATCTCGTTCCATTCAATGAAGGAGGCGTCACCTGTCCCTGTAATCTGCACCCAGCTTGCAGAACTCACCACAATCTCAAGACCAGCGCCGGCTGGAGCACCCGCTTCAGCCGGTCCAACGAACGCCTTCCGGCCGGGACTGTTCTCTGGGTCACCCCCGAGGGCAGAGTTCACGCGTCTCCTCCGCCGGTACTTCCTGGCAGTCCGGGATGGACCTTGCCCCTGTCCGCGACGTTGTCCGAGAGGGAGTTCCCCATCAGGCCGGCAACATCCATCCCGAACGACACTTGGTCTGCAGCCCAGCGCACCGCTGACCGCCTCAGACGCTGGCAACGCGACATCGAACAAGTCAACGACGAGATCGCACGGGCACGAAGAAGACGCGATGGCCACAGCGAGAAATCTTCTTCCCCAGATAGTTCTGCGCCCCTCCGTGGCAAGCGCAGACCGTGGGGGACGGCCAGCGGCCATCTTCCCGACTACCCCGAACCGCCGTTCTGA
- a CDS encoding type B 50S ribosomal protein L31 encodes MKPGIHPEYRPVVFRDRSSGTAFLTRSTVASRGTIQWEDGHEYPVVDVEISSASHPFWTGRARTADTEGRIARFERRYKKQ; translated from the coding sequence GTGAAACCTGGCATCCACCCTGAGTATCGCCCGGTCGTGTTTCGCGACCGTAGCTCCGGCACCGCATTCCTCACCCGCTCGACCGTCGCCTCCCGGGGCACGATCCAGTGGGAGGACGGCCACGAGTACCCGGTCGTCGACGTGGAGATCTCCAGTGCCAGCCATCCGTTCTGGACCGGACGCGCCCGCACCGCCGACACCGAGGGCCGCATCGCCCGCTTCGAACGACGCTACAAGAAACAGTGA
- the ykgO gene encoding type B 50S ribosomal protein L36, protein MKVRASLKSLKEKPGSIVVRRRGQVFVINKKNPRWKGRQG, encoded by the coding sequence ATGAAGGTACGCGCCTCACTGAAGTCGCTCAAGGAGAAGCCCGGTTCGATCGTCGTACGCCGACGCGGACAGGTCTTCGTCATCAACAAGAAGAACCCACGATGGAAAGGACGGCAGGGCTGA